Part of the Aurantiacibacter aquimixticola genome, ACCTTGCCTGACAGCATGACGTCCGTCGCGCGGCGAATGGCGTCGACCAGCGATTCCCGGCAGCCATACAGGTTATCGAACTTCGACTTGGTGACGCTGTCATTCACATTGATGGCCGGGAAAGGCAGCTTGCCCTTCTTCGCCAGAGCGTAGAGGCGGTGAACGCCGGTGGTGGTCTCTTCCGAGACACCTTTCAGGTTCTTCACCGTCTGGGTCAGATAGCCGGGCTTCTTCTTGACGAAGGCCTTCAGCGCACGCTGCATCTCGATTTCTTCGGCATTGGTCGGCTCGGGCATTTCCTCGCCCGCTTCGATCCGCGCACCCCAGAGGGCGAACATCGTCGCATCGCCGCCATCGTCGAGAATGAGGTTGGCGGTCGTTCCGTCGCCATCGGTCTCCCAGTCAAAGATATTGCCGACATAGTCCCAATATTCAGCCAGGCTTTCACCCTTCACGGCGAAGACGGGAATGTTCTCGGCAGCCATTGCGGCGGCGGCGTGATCCTGCGTCGAGTAGATGTTGCAGGTCGCCCAGCGCACATCGGCGCCCAGCGCGGTCAGCGTTTCGATTAGCACAGCCGTCTGGATCGTCATATGCAATGAGCCGGTGATGCGCGCGCCTTTCAGGGGCTGCGCGTCGCCATATTCCTCACGCGTCGCCATCAGGCCCGGCATTTCGGTTTCGGCGATGTTGATCTCCGCACGGCCGTAATCGGCCTGACTAAGATCCTTTATGATGTAGTCGGTGAAAGCGGCGTCGGCCACGGGCAGCTCCTTGGCGTATGAATGGTGAGGCGTCGCCGGGGCTCCATGCGACACGTGTGTTGCCGCGCGCCATAGGCGGGCACACGCGCGCTCACAACCCCCGCCGCATGAGGCGCGACTGTCCTTGCGCTGTCATGCCAGACGCCTATGTCGGCAGCCGGACGGGACAGAAGGACGAATTACATGACGATTTCCAAAGGCGACACCATTCCCGACGTCACGCTTGCGAAGGCGACGGAAGAGGGGCCCGAGCAGGTCCAGTCGAAAGACTTCTTCGCCGGCCGCAAGGTGGCGCTGTTCGCCGTTCCGGGGGCCTTCACCCCCACCTGTTCGGCCCGTCACCTGCCCGGCTATGTCGAGAAGGCCGACGAGCTGAAGGCCAAGGGCGTTGACGAGATCGCCTGCACTGCCGTGAACGACGCTTTCGTCATGAATGCCTGGAAGGACGCCAACGATGCGGGTGAGATCACCATGCTCGCCGATGGCAACGGTCAGTTCGCCAAGGCGCTTGGCCTCGATGCCGACTTCACCAATTTCGGCATGGGCGAGCGGTGCCAGCGCTATTCGATGATCGTCGAGGACGGCACAGTGACCGAGGTCAATGTCGAGAAGCCCGGCGAATTCGACGTGTCGAGCGCGGACCACATGCTCGGCCAGCTCTGAGCACTTACCGGCAAACGAAAAGGGCGCCCCTCTCGGAGGCGCCCTTTTTCATGTCAGCCTTCGTCGTTCCAGCTGACATCGACGCCAAGGCTGTCGATATTCGCCACGAAGTCGGGATGCGCGCGGCGTATGGGATCGGCGTCGAGGATCTTGCTTTCCCCCTCGATGCTGCTTGCCACCATCAGCATCGCGATGGCGACGCGGATGATATAGGGGCTGGTCACCGTTGCAGGCACCAGCTTGTCCCCGCCAAACGTGATTAGGCGATGCGGATCGCAGAGCAGCGTGTGTGCGCCAAATAGGCTGAGTTCGGTGTGCCAGGTAAGGCCGCCTTCATAGACCTTGTTCCAGAACATTGTCTGGCCTTTTGCCTTCACGCCGAGCGCGATGAAGATCGGGAGGAGGTCGGCGGGAATGTAGGGCCACGGCGCAGCCTCCACCTTGGTGGTGATGTGGCTGGTGAAATTCTGCTGCACGACAAGTTCGCTGGGCGCGTTCAGGCGTGACCAGCCGTCCTTGTGCGTCACCTCGGCGCCGAATTTCTCGAAGGTTCGGTCGATTAGCATGAAATCCTCGGGCCGCGTGTTGCGCACCGAGATATCGCCGCCGGTCACGGCCGAGAGCGCAAGGAAGGTCGCGATCTCGTGGAAATCCTCCACGAAGGTGTAATCGACGCTGGTGAAGTTCTTGCAACCCTCGATGCTGACCATCGAGGTACCCTTGCCCTTCAGCTTCGCACCCATTTTTTCGAGGAAAGCGCACAGTTCCTGCACATGGGGTTCGCAGGCGGCGTTGACGATCTGGCTGGTGCCGTCGGCGCTCAGCGCGCTGATGATGAAATTCTCTGTTGTGGTGACGGACGCATATTCCAGCCACATGCGCGCAGCCTCGCCACGGCCCTTGTGACGAAAGACGATGTCCTTGCCTTCCGTCTCGCATTCGGCGCCGAATGCACGGAACACGGCCACATGCGGATCGATCTCGCGCGCGCCGAGTGTGCAGCCTTTTACCTCGTGCTCCAGCCGGGCCTCGCCGAGCCGCGCCAGCAGGCCGGGAATCATCATGATCGAAGCGCGCATGGCCTGTGGCAGGGTCGCCTTCGCATTGGTCGGAATGGTCGAATGATCGATGGCGAGCGTCTTGTGCTCCTTGTCCCACTCGATCGTGCTGCCGAGTTCGGAAAAGAAGGCGTGGATGCGCGTCACATCGGTGATTTCCGGCACGTTGCGCAGCATGATCGGCGCGTCCGAAAGCAGCGTGGCGCACAGCACCGGCAGCACGGCATTCTTGTTCGCCGATGGCTCGATCTTGCCTTCGAGCTTCTGCCCGCCCCTCACATACAATGCCGTCATCTAAAATCCCTCGATATTCCTGAAAGTCGTTTGGCGCGCGGTTGGGCTCAATAGCCCATCAGCTTGAGCACTTCTTCGCGGCTGCGGTGGTCGTCGCGGAAGCAGCCCATCACCCGGCTGGTGACCATCTGGACACCGGGCGTGCGGACGCCCCGCGCGGTCATGCAAGCGTGGCTCGCCTCGATCACCACGGCGACGCCCCTGGGCTGCAGATGCTTGTCGATGCAATTGGCGACCTCGGCCGTCAGCCGCTCCTGTATCTGCAGGCGCCGCGCAAAGCCGTGGAGGACGCGGGCAAGCTTGGAGATGCCGACGACGCGATCGTTCGGGAGATAGGCGATGGCCGCCTTGCCGATGATCGGCGCCATGTGATGTTCGCAGTGGCTCTGGAATGGAATGTCCTTCAGCAGCACGATTTCGTCGTAGCCGCCGACCTCCTCGAACATT contains:
- the ahcY gene encoding adenosylhomocysteinase, which translates into the protein MPVADAAFTDYIIKDLSQADYGRAEINIAETEMPGLMATREEYGDAQPLKGARITGSLHMTIQTAVLIETLTALGADVRWATCNIYSTQDHAAAAMAAENIPVFAVKGESLAEYWDYVGNIFDWETDGDGTTANLILDDGGDATMFALWGARIEAGEEMPEPTNAEEIEMQRALKAFVKKKPGYLTQTVKNLKGVSEETTTGVHRLYALAKKGKLPFPAINVNDSVTKSKFDNLYGCRESLVDAIRRATDVMLSGKVALVAGFGDVGKGSAQSLRNGGARVLVTEIDPICALQAAMDGFEVVTMEEGVKRADIFVTTTGNEDVITAEHMKAMKPMSIVCNIGHFDSEIQIGALDNYDWTELKPGTDLVKFPDGKEIIVLAKGRLVNLACATGHPSFVMSCSFTNQVLAQIELWKNADSYGNDVYVLPKHLDEKVAALHLDKLGVKLTKLSQQQADYIGVPVEGPFKPEHYRY
- a CDS encoding peroxiredoxin, whose amino-acid sequence is MTISKGDTIPDVTLAKATEEGPEQVQSKDFFAGRKVALFAVPGAFTPTCSARHLPGYVEKADELKAKGVDEIACTAVNDAFVMNAWKDANDAGEITMLADGNGQFAKALGLDADFTNFGMGERCQRYSMIVEDGTVTEVNVEKPGEFDVSSADHMLGQL
- a CDS encoding UDP-N-acetylglucosamine 1-carboxyvinyltransferase; its protein translation is MTALYVRGGQKLEGKIEPSANKNAVLPVLCATLLSDAPIMLRNVPEITDVTRIHAFFSELGSTIEWDKEHKTLAIDHSTIPTNAKATLPQAMRASIMMIPGLLARLGEARLEHEVKGCTLGAREIDPHVAVFRAFGAECETEGKDIVFRHKGRGEAARMWLEYASVTTTENFIISALSADGTSQIVNAACEPHVQELCAFLEKMGAKLKGKGTSMVSIEGCKNFTSVDYTFVEDFHEIATFLALSAVTGGDISVRNTRPEDFMLIDRTFEKFGAEVTHKDGWSRLNAPSELVVQQNFTSHITTKVEAAPWPYIPADLLPIFIALGVKAKGQTMFWNKVYEGGLTWHTELSLFGAHTLLCDPHRLITFGGDKLVPATVTSPYIIRVAIAMLMVASSIEGESKILDADPIRRAHPDFVANIDSLGVDVSWNDEG
- the folE gene encoding GTP cyclohydrolase I FolE; this encodes MSSLVGPDEDDPRGKPPVPDDVQDAIRTLIRWAGDDPGREGLVDTPARVARAWKEYCLGYEEDPSTHLSRMFEEVGGYDEIVLLKDIPFQSHCEHHMAPIIGKAAIAYLPNDRVVGISKLARVLHGFARRLQIQERLTAEVANCIDKHLQPRGVAVVIEASHACMTARGVRTPGVQMVTSRVMGCFRDDHRSREEVLKLMGY